A stretch of Mya arenaria isolate MELC-2E11 chromosome 14, ASM2691426v1 DNA encodes these proteins:
- the LOC128215909 gene encoding serine protease 41-like: protein MILRCWLYDTGDVGCMILSVGCTGDRNVLNQASVPILHNYWCSRQDWYGNKFFWKVTFCAGFKSGTRDACTGDSGGPLACKAKNGRWYVQGVTSWGFDCGQENWPGIYTDVSVYAAWIRHTALSLGIPILNDDSL from the exons ATGATACTGAGGTGTTGGCTGTATGATACTGGGGATGTTGGCTGTATGATACTGAGTGTCGGCT GTACTGGCGATCGCAATGTGCTGAACCAAGCGAGCGTTCCCATACTGCACAACTACTGGTGCTCACGTCAGGACTGGTATGGGAACAAGTTCTTCTGGAAGGTGACATTCTGTGCCGGATTCAAGAGCGGGACAAGAGATGCTTGCACG GGCGATAGTGGTGGACCTCTTGCCTGTAAAGCTAAGAACGGGAGATGGTATGTTCAAG GAGTGACAAGTTGGGGTTTTGACTGTGGACAGGAAAACTGGCCCGGAATCTACACAGACGTGTCTGTCTACGCTGCCTGGATCCGCCACACTGCTTTATCTCTCGGGATACCAATATTAAACGATGATTCATTATAA